One window of the Melanotaenia boesemani isolate fMelBoe1 chromosome 14, fMelBoe1.pri, whole genome shotgun sequence genome contains the following:
- the hsd11b1la gene encoding hydroxysteroid 11-beta-dehydrogenase 1-like protein: MGLFTKFFIATICVAYIAVKWTTPRFDPESLKGARVLVTGASTGIGEQMAYHYARFGAKIVITARREKVLQQVAEKCLTLGAQKALYVAADMASDSDPEKVVEFAVEKLGGLDYLVLNHIGPSPFSMWEGDVEHTRWLMKVNFFSYIQMAWKALPSLEQSKGSLVVVSSLLGKVSGPFAVPYSSTKFALNGFFGSLWHELAMKKSNVSISICTLGLIDTESAMEKVKGVTNVPAYPATEAALNIIITGATRQLNLYYPWFTYLIDIVKDWSPSITSYAIQNSYNYNP; this comes from the exons AATCTCTCAAAGGTGCCAGAGTACTGGTGACAGGGGCCAGTACAGGCATTGGTGAGCAGATGGCATATCATTATGCCCGTTTTGGAGCCAAGATTGTCATTACAGCAAGGAGGGAGAAAGTGTTGCAGCAG GTGGCAGAGAAGTGCCTGACTCTGGGAGCCCAGAAAGCTCTTTATGTAGCAGCAGACATGGCCAGCGATTCTGACCCCGAAAAAGTGGTAGAGTTTGCTGTGGAGAAGCTCGGAGGCTTGGATTACCTGGTTCTAAACCACATTGGTCCTAGTCCCTTCAGCATGTGGGAGGGGGATGTAGAGCACACCAGGTGGCTAATGAAG GTCAATTTCTTCAGTTATATTCAGATGGCTTGGAAAGCTTTGCCCTCGCTTGAGCAAAGTAAAGGATCTCTGGTGGTTGTTTCATCACTTTTAG GTAAGGTGTCCGGTCCCTTTGCGGTGCCATACAGCTCAACCAAATTTGCCTTGAATGGATTCTTTGGGTCACTGTGGCATGAGCTGGCTATGAAGAAGAGCAATGTGTCCATCTCTATATGCACTCTGGGGCTCATTGATACTGAATCAGCAATGGAGAAAGTCAA GGGAGTCACTAATGTACCAGCCTACCCTGCTACAGAAGCAGCACTGAACATCATCATCACAGGAGCAACAAGACAGCTGAATCTTTACTACCCTTGGTTCACATATTTGATTGATATCGTCAAAGATTGGAGTCCTTCTATTACAAGCTATGCAATCCAGAACTCATACAACTACAATCCATGA